The sequence TCTCCTGTCTGTCATCTGGGGAAAGGAAATACCAATATGAGCATtaagagaaacagaaacaagAACCCGtctgagagagaagcagagtgccagcctcccagcagcggctgctccctcctggtgTGCCAGGGAAAGGGGTGACCCGAGCTGAGGTGTTGCATCTCGCCACCTCGGTTGGAGATCTTGACGTTCATGGGGAACTGGgaagccacagccagcaggttgtgCTGCAGCGTGTGTTGCACCAgccgctgctgctcctccactgTCAGGGCCACCTTCTTCTCTGGAGGTTCCCCAGTCTCCAACTTCTCccgcagctgctccagcaccgcTGCTTgcgaggcagctgctgcttgggctgCTGTGAGGTGATGCCTGGCCAGTCCCACCGGGATAGTAatgtgccctggcactgctgctgccagcatgcCATCCTCTGCAATGACAAGGAAAGCTCAGCAGGTCCCCGAGTTGTCACCCCATCTCACGATCATTAGCCAGTGTCACCTCTATCCCAGTAGCATGGGACAAGGTGGGCTGCCACCATCAGGACCTGGGCTTGGCCCCTCTACAAACACAGGAGAAATAAAGCTTTCTCAGTTCCAGAAGGGGATTAGATGAACAAAATTGTTCCTTTGTTCCCCAAGAAAAAAGGGCAAGGACAGAGAGGGAAtaaccctgctgctggagtagCATCTGggcaagagcagagaggcagttAACTCTGCTGCTGAAGTAGCATCCATCCCAGGCAGGAGggatgcctgctgcagggcagatgTGCTCCTCACCCACCTTTCTTAATGGCATGCACTTGTCCCAGCTGGCCACAGTTGTGTGTGGAGATGCTAAGAGCTGGCAGAGGCATTTTGGGAGAGCCCATCAGAGTTGGAGTGCCAGCTGGAGAGTAGTTGAACAGTGCTGTGCCGAAAGCTTGCCTCCGTCCCTCCCGGCGGTTACTGTCTATGGCAGCTTGGAgctctccaggagagctgagtgCCTGCTTCTCACATTCGTAGGGATATAAGTACTTCATGTATCTGCATAGGGGAAGAATGAGGATGAGACCCAGCATAATGTGGccattaggccacacctcgagtactgtgtccagttctgggcccctcagtttaggaaggatgttgacttgctggagtgtgtccagagaagggcaacaaagttggtgaggggtttggaacacaaaccctatgaggagaggctgagggagctggggctgcttagcctggaaaagagaaggctcaggggtgactttcttgctctctacaactacctgaagggaggttgtagacaggcagaggttggcctcttctcccaggcaaccagcaccagaacaagaggacacaggctgtgccaggggagatttagatttaggaggaagttttacacagaaagagtgattgcccattggaatgggctgcctgaggaggtggtggagtcaccatcactggaggtgttcaggaggagacttgatagggtgcttggttgcatggtttagttgattaggtggtgttggatgataggttggacgtgatgatcttgaaggtctcttccaacctggtctattctattctattctattctattctattctattctattctattctattctattctattctattctattctattctattccattccattccattccattccattccattccattccattccattccattccattctataatCAGCCTCCtaaccagccctgtgctggggacaaGGGTTGGATGGCATctgggaaggggcagagccCTTCATCCCCTTTTGGGGTACTCCCTGCCAACCTCCACTCAGGGCACAGGGACATCCAAGCTTAGTGGGCAAGTGTCCCCCACCCACTGCCAGGAGCTCACTGAGTGCGAAGGGTGAAGGCAGCGCTGGTGATGGAGGTAGGTAGGTTGAGGCCCTTCGTGATCTCACGCCAGATCTTCTTGTTGATGACTTCGACCAGGCCACCCTTGTCCGTCACCAGTCGGTAAAGTGTGTACAGGTCCAGCACCTGCTTGGCCATGATGGGGATGCGGTTCACAGGTGTCCCTTCAGGCCACaaatgagagagaaaagggtGTGGGGTGAGCCCACTAGGAACCCTCACTCCCTGGGGATGCAGCCCCTGCTGTAtcagctgccccccaggggGACACACACCCATGTGCAAGGAGGATGCAGGCAGGACACCAGGGTGCCTGGGACAGAAGCACTGTGCCTGTGAGAAGGGCAGACCCTCTCATACTGGCACAGGGTTCCCATCAATGAAGCTGTGAGTAGGGCTGGGTACACTCTTTGTTGGAATGCAGGGGCACAGTACCTACAGTGCctcctccacaacctctcagagCATCTTAGAAGGTTATTCTCTGTAACCCCCTTCAGAGCCCCATGAAGAGACATCCCAGCTAAACTTTATAAAAGGACTCACTCTATAACCCTCTTTGAAGAGGGTCTCCCTCCATAAACCTTCTAGAGAGATTCATTCTATGAACGCCTTATAGAGAGGTTTTCTCTCTTAAAAATCCCTCTCTGAGCCCCATAGAGAGGGACTCTCCCAGGAGATGTTGGAGAGACTCCCCACTCCAGagatctccccagcagcacccaactACTAAAGACCTTCAGTGAAATGCCTTCAGAGATCTGACCCCAAATTCCCTTCAAGTGCTTCCAGTAGAGAGAGAGCTCTCTTCCCCAGCATCACCCCTCTCTCTCATCAAGGCTATAGGGCAAGCAAACATGGGGTTACACAGGCTCTGTGAGCTCAGAATGGACTGGTGTATTTGCCACAGCCACCAGGTCTGGCTACAGCACCCTTCGTGCTTTCCCAGAACCCCAAACAGCCTCactgccttgctctgccccATGGCACCTCGGAGTGATGGCCTGGGCAGTAGCCAGAggcttcagcagggcagaagaggGATGAggatcctatcctatcctgtcccaTTCCACTCTACATTTATTCCTCCTGTGAGGTGGCGGGGCACAGGCAGTATTGGAAAGCCATTCATttggccaggggaggctgtcaGGGCAGCGCTTCACTCCTCAAACGAAGCCGTCACTCACAgccctcctccagcatcccTAATTTATGGCCTTGATATTGGCTCAGCTTCTTCACATAAGCCTGAAAAATGAGCTCTTTTTATTCCTTTACTGAGttcatttaacttttttttttgtgtgtgtctgtgttgtTTGCTCTGTCAGGGAGGCTGAGAGATTTTACTCTCCCAGGAAAAAGGCAGAGATATTGACTTGATATTGGCCAGTGGTCCCTCAATAgtcctgcctgggggctgctggcactggctcCATCACCTTGTGAGGGGCCTTATCCAGGACTTCCCATCACCCCAACATGCCAACGAGTTTGCAGAGTCTCAGCCCCTGATCGATGGCCCACAGACATCTTTTCTCTTctaccctccccagctgtggctAATGGAAGTGGCTCGCCATTAATCTtggggctgcacagggcaggcatCCGGTGCCCATCCTGATGACAAAGGGACCTGTCTGCGTCCCTGCAGAGTGATGGCCCTGGCTAGTGTGAGCGGCACAAAAGCCCAGGGATGTGATACGGCCATTGTGGTGCTGCAATTAGCTCCTTGATTAATTAATGGCCCCGTGTTATCAGCGGCacactcagcttggcagggagaCAAGGGGGACCTTGCCAACCCCCAGGGAGAAaatgcaggagcagccccttATGTCCCAGCTCTCCACTTTTGGGGTGCTGGTATCACCCCCACGTGCCACCTGTGCCAGGTGTAtctgctctgtgccatgggGTTCCCAATGTCCCCATTTTTCATCTCTGCTGACTTTCCACCCCACTGAAATGCCAGTGCAGAATCTGCTCTGACAGAGAGCAAGGGGGGATAGATCCCCTTTTATTAGGCTCATTCAGTAGGCATCAATGTGCTCTGGCCCACTAATACGTTAGAGATACAGATGGGGGTCACAGCCCCCTTGCCCATGCACTCCGGAGTACCCCAAGAGCACCCACACTGGCTCAGGGGTGCTGCTTCTCAGCCAACTACCACTGACTCCTGGGACGCTGTTTTTGCCTTAtagcctctctgccccctttCTCTTTGCTACCTGGCTCCAAAGCCCCCCAGTCCTCCAAGAGGCACATGCACACCCACACCTGCACTCCCACACCTGCCTGTCCACCAGAGGAGTGCCACCTACTTGGAGGAGGCATCTACTGGGATGGAGACGACAG is a genomic window of Dryobates pubescens isolate bDryPub1 chromosome Z, bDryPub1.pri, whole genome shotgun sequence containing:
- the ARID3C gene encoding AT-rich interactive domain-containing protein 3C, whose protein sequence is MESLQRQQAARLARGPDGAHRRPPGEPDPGPLLAAPRRRLAPDPRPPPATAGGEEEEEEEEEEDEGEEEEEGEPRELPRPPHHEWTYEEQFKQLYELDEDPKRKEFLDDLFSFMQKRGTPVNRIPIMAKQVLDLYTLYRLVTDKGGLVEVINKKIWREITKGLNLPTSITSAAFTLRTQYMKYLYPYECEKQALSSPGELQAAIDSNRREGRRQAFGTALFNYSPAGTPTLMGSPKMPLPALSISTHNCGQLGQVHAIKKEDGMLAAAVPGHITIPVGLARHHLTAAQAAAASQAAVLEQLREKLETGEPPEKKVALTVEEQQRLVQHTLQHNLLAVASQFPMNVKISNRDDRQETALNLSTNGISSINMSIEINGVVYTGVLFARRPPTTPAPSGGSTQSRPNLVPAPNPLLLAPSHSYTPTSTSL